In Pirellulales bacterium, a single genomic region encodes these proteins:
- a CDS encoding carbamoyltransferase — protein MAAILGISAFYHDSAAAIVIDGKIVAAAQEERFTRKKHDFEFPARAIQYCLEEAGLTPEQLDYVGFYEKPLIKFERLLETYLSYAPRGFPSFLKAMPLWLHQKLHLPREMRRGLPGYKKRFVFVEHHESHAASAFFPSPFDDAAVLTVDGVGEWATATLGQGRGNRIEISQQLNFPHSPGLLYSAFTYFCGFKVNSGEYKLMGLAPYGEPKYVDLILDRLIDLKSDGSFRMDMSYFNYCQGLTMTARKFDRLFGGPPRKPETPLSLREMDIAASIQKVTEEIMLRMARHAHELSGSKNLCLAGGVALNCVANGRILREGPYDNVWIQPAAGDAGGALGVAQFIWHQLLGNARTTAAIDSQRGSLLGPKFTDEEVRTYLESIGAKYHYFDSDESLCDFVASLLADEKVVGWVQGRMEFGPRALGGRSILGDARSRQMQSVMNLKIKFRESFRPFAPSVLQNRVQDFFAMRPGEPSPYMLLVAPVHEHKRQDLNGQESGLQGLDRLKICRSEVPAVTHVDYSARVQTVDAERHTRYHQLLTKFEDKTGCPVIINTSFNVRGEPIVCTPADAYRCFLGTNMDVLVLERCVLLKPEQPNAKQIDIEAYLAQFSLD, from the coding sequence ATGGCCGCCATTCTGGGCATTTCCGCCTTCTATCACGATTCTGCCGCTGCCATCGTCATTGACGGCAAGATCGTTGCCGCTGCGCAGGAGGAGCGATTCACTCGGAAAAAGCACGATTTTGAGTTTCCCGCCCGTGCCATCCAGTACTGTTTGGAGGAGGCTGGATTAACGCCGGAGCAGCTCGATTACGTTGGCTTCTACGAAAAGCCGCTCATCAAGTTCGAGCGGTTGCTGGAAACCTATCTCAGCTACGCGCCGCGTGGATTTCCGTCGTTTTTAAAAGCGATGCCACTGTGGCTACACCAGAAATTACACCTGCCGCGCGAAATGCGCCGGGGCTTGCCGGGTTACAAGAAACGGTTTGTCTTCGTCGAGCATCACGAGTCACATGCCGCCAGCGCATTTTTTCCTTCGCCGTTCGACGATGCTGCGGTGCTGACCGTCGATGGCGTCGGCGAGTGGGCCACGGCCACGCTTGGCCAGGGTCGCGGGAATCGGATCGAGATCAGTCAGCAATTGAACTTTCCGCATTCGCCGGGGCTATTGTATTCGGCATTCACCTACTTCTGCGGTTTCAAGGTCAATTCGGGCGAATACAAGCTCATGGGCCTAGCGCCTTATGGCGAGCCGAAATACGTCGATCTGATTCTCGATCGATTGATTGACCTCAAGAGCGATGGCTCGTTCCGGATGGATATGTCGTATTTCAACTACTGCCAAGGGTTGACGATGACCGCGCGGAAATTCGATCGACTCTTCGGCGGGCCGCCGCGCAAGCCCGAGACTCCGCTCAGCCTGCGCGAAATGGACATTGCCGCGTCGATTCAAAAAGTCACCGAAGAGATCATGTTGCGAATGGCGCGCCATGCACACGAACTGAGCGGCTCGAAGAACCTTTGCCTGGCCGGCGGCGTGGCCCTCAATTGTGTAGCCAATGGCCGCATTCTTCGCGAAGGCCCGTATGACAATGTCTGGATTCAGCCTGCGGCCGGCGACGCCGGCGGAGCGCTGGGGGTCGCCCAATTTATCTGGCATCAATTACTTGGTAACGCACGCACGACCGCAGCTATCGATAGCCAGCGCGGCTCGCTGCTAGGCCCGAAATTTACTGACGAAGAAGTTCGCACGTACCTTGAATCGATTGGAGCCAAATATCACTATTTCGACTCGGACGAGTCCCTGTGCGATTTTGTCGCCTCGCTGTTGGCCGACGAAAAAGTGGTCGGATGGGTGCAAGGGCGGATGGAATTCGGCCCTCGGGCGCTCGGTGGCCGCAGCATCCTGGGAGACGCGCGCAGTCGGCAGATGCAGTCGGTGATGAACCTCAAAATCAAGTTTCGGGAATCGTTCCGGCCGTTTGCCCCCTCAGTGCTGCAAAACCGGGTGCAAGACTTTTTCGCGATGCGCCCCGGCGAGCCTAGTCCCTACATGTTGCTGGTCGCTCCCGTGCATGAGCACAAGCGCCAGGATTTGAATGGCCAGGAGTCGGGGCTGCAAGGGTTGGATCGGCTCAAGATTTGCCGTTCCGAGGTGCCGGCGGTGACGCACGTCGATTACTCCGCCCGGGTGCAGACGGTGGATGCCGAGCGTCACACACGCTATCACCAATTGCTGACGAAGTTCGAAGACAAAACCGGCTGCCCAGTGATTATCAATACCAGCTTTAACGTTCGAGGCGAGCCGATCGTTTGCACCCCGGCCGACGCCTATCGCTGCTTTTTGGGTACGAACATGGATGTGCTGGTGTTGGAACGCTGCGTGCTACTGAAACCCGAACAACCCAACGCGAAGCAGATTGATATCGAGGCATATTTAGCTCAGTTCTCGCTCGATTGA
- a CDS encoding PQQ-binding-like beta-propeller repeat protein, protein MRRFIVLMLMVNGIVQGNAVEAQHVDDQIAIDSDDWPWWRGRNRDGVANAAQRPPSEWSESKNVAWKSLIPGRGHSSPIVVGSRIFLTTSDEEHDSQSVLCYDRTTGKMLWSSQVHRDGGMRKNKKSSAASTTVACDGERIYVGFANGGAIFVTALDLDGHQLWQTRLCDYLIHQGYGASPTVYQSLVLVAADSDAGGAVAGLNRASGQIAWKRERPKLPNYTSPIVLHAAGRDQLVLTGCDLVSSFDPLTGNPLWEVKATTTECVTSAVTDGTHIFASGGYPRNFLQAIAADGSGKIAWDRNDRIYVPSMIASGSHLFGVYDAGVAACWRCDTGEQRWKSRLGGTFSASPILVGAVIYATNEEGETFVYDASGEKFVQLAKNKLGDEAFATLTICGDKIYTRVAHVKDDQRQEMLYCLSEEQ, encoded by the coding sequence GTGCGACGATTTATTGTGCTGATGCTCATGGTAAACGGCATCGTTCAGGGAAACGCTGTTGAAGCGCAGCACGTCGATGATCAGATCGCCATCGATTCCGATGATTGGCCCTGGTGGCGGGGGCGAAATCGCGACGGTGTTGCCAACGCCGCCCAACGGCCGCCCAGCGAGTGGTCGGAATCGAAGAACGTTGCGTGGAAGAGTCTTATTCCCGGTCGCGGTCACAGTTCACCGATTGTCGTAGGGAGCCGCATCTTTCTGACCACGTCCGACGAAGAACACGATTCGCAATCGGTTCTCTGCTACGACCGCACAACGGGTAAAATGCTGTGGAGCAGCCAGGTGCATCGCGACGGCGGAATGCGGAAGAATAAAAAGTCGTCCGCCGCGTCCACCACTGTGGCCTGCGACGGCGAGCGCATTTACGTCGGTTTCGCCAACGGTGGCGCAATATTTGTAACGGCCCTTGATCTTGACGGCCACCAGCTTTGGCAAACGAGGTTGTGCGATTATCTCATTCATCAGGGTTATGGCGCGTCGCCAACCGTTTATCAATCGCTTGTGCTGGTGGCGGCCGATAGCGATGCCGGCGGCGCAGTAGCCGGCCTCAACCGTGCCAGCGGGCAAATCGCCTGGAAGCGCGAGCGGCCCAAATTGCCTAACTATACTTCGCCCATTGTTTTGCACGCGGCAGGGCGCGATCAACTCGTGCTGACCGGCTGCGATCTGGTTTCCAGCTTCGATCCCCTCACGGGCAACCCGCTGTGGGAAGTCAAGGCTACCACGACCGAATGTGTCACGTCGGCTGTCACTGACGGCACGCACATTTTTGCCAGCGGCGGCTACCCGCGAAATTTCTTGCAGGCCATCGCCGCCGACGGCTCAGGAAAAATAGCCTGGGACAGAAACGATCGCATTTACGTGCCGTCGATGATCGCCAGCGGCAGCCATCTGTTCGGCGTGTACGATGCGGGCGTAGCCGCATGCTGGAGGTGCGACACCGGCGAGCAGCGATGGAAGTCACGCCTCGGTGGCACATTTAGCGCTTCGCCTATCTTGGTCGGCGCAGTGATCTACGCCACCAACGAAGAGGGCGAGACGTTTGTCTATGACGCCAGCGGCGAAAAATTCGTGCAACTGGCAAAAAATAAGCTGGGCGACGAAGCGTTTGCAACGCTCACGATCTGCGGTGACAAAATCTATACGCGAGTCGCGCATGTCAAGGATGATCAGCGGCAGGAAATGCTGTACTGTCTGTCCGAGGAACAATGA
- a CDS encoding ATP-grasp domain-containing protein, giving the protein MRKLRVLLLAHEDLVPPETLEGHSEKEIQAWRTEYDVVQTLRKLGHEVRALGLRDDLGKVRAQIEEWKPHIAFNLLEEFHGVSLYDQHVVSYLELLRQPYTGCNPRGLMLSHDKSLCKQILSYHRILTPKFVVFPQRRIVKPTKRLQYPLLVKSVSEEASLGISKASMVTSDEKLKDRVQFIHDQVGSDALVEEYIEGRELYVSILGNQRLQTFPIWELVFTKTDDKTPLIATAKVKWDIRYQQKIGVETLAAKELPDNVASAIVKQCVRTYRALSLSGYARIDLRLAADGRAYVLEANPNPNLAENEDFAASANAAGLDYESLVQRVVTLGKSYKAAWGE; this is encoded by the coding sequence ATTCGCAAGTTGCGCGTGCTGCTGCTCGCGCACGAAGACCTTGTTCCGCCAGAGACGCTTGAGGGCCACAGCGAAAAGGAAATTCAAGCGTGGCGAACCGAGTATGACGTGGTGCAGACGCTCCGCAAACTGGGCCACGAAGTGCGCGCCCTCGGCTTGCGCGACGACTTGGGAAAAGTTCGTGCGCAGATCGAAGAGTGGAAGCCGCACATTGCCTTCAACTTGCTCGAAGAGTTTCACGGCGTGTCGCTCTACGACCAACACGTTGTCAGCTATTTGGAACTGCTGCGGCAACCGTATACCGGATGCAACCCGCGCGGACTGATGCTTTCGCACGACAAGTCACTGTGCAAGCAAATCCTCTCGTACCACCGCATCCTCACGCCGAAATTCGTAGTCTTTCCGCAACGACGAATCGTCAAGCCCACCAAGCGGTTGCAGTATCCGCTGTTGGTGAAGTCGGTCAGCGAGGAAGCGTCGCTGGGCATCTCGAAAGCCTCGATGGTCACCAGCGATGAAAAACTGAAGGATCGCGTGCAGTTCATCCACGATCAAGTCGGCTCCGACGCGCTGGTCGAAGAATACATCGAAGGCCGCGAGTTGTATGTCAGTATTCTCGGTAACCAGCGGCTGCAAACGTTTCCGATTTGGGAACTGGTGTTCACCAAAACCGACGACAAAACGCCGCTGATTGCGACGGCGAAAGTAAAGTGGGACATTCGCTATCAACAAAAGATCGGCGTCGAGACTCTGGCCGCGAAAGAGCTACCCGACAACGTCGCCTCGGCGATCGTCAAGCAATGCGTCCGTACCTACCGCGCATTATCGCTCAGCGGCTATGCGCGTATCGACTTGCGCCTGGCGGCGGATGGCCGGGCATATGTGCTGGAAGCCAACCCCAATCCCAACCTCGCCGAGAATGAAGACTTCGCCGCCTCTGCCAATGCCGCAGGACTGGATTACGAATCGCTGGTGCAACGCGTGGTGACACTGGGAAAGAGCTACAAAGCGGCCTGGGGGGAATAA
- a CDS encoding DinB family protein, translating to MVSDSHPSLIDRYIDGAERLSQAIAGLSNDELHAFPIPGAWSIKQIVIHLLDSDLIHADRIKRVIAEEKPLLMGFNESKFASRLHYEAQDAALAAELFAKNRQLLHQVLSHLPTAAFERSGIHSERGRVTLADLIATAVDHLDHHLKFIQKKRALLGKAQG from the coding sequence ATGGTGTCGGATTCTCATCCATCGCTCATCGACCGCTACATCGACGGAGCAGAGCGGCTGTCGCAGGCCATCGCCGGGCTGTCAAACGACGAACTACACGCATTTCCTATCCCCGGCGCCTGGAGCATCAAGCAGATTGTCATCCATCTGCTCGATAGCGACTTGATTCATGCCGACCGGATAAAGCGCGTCATCGCCGAGGAAAAGCCACTGCTCATGGGATTCAACGAATCGAAGTTCGCCAGCCGATTGCATTATGAAGCGCAAGATGCCGCACTTGCGGCTGAACTATTTGCAAAAAACCGTCAACTGCTGCATCAAGTCCTTTCCCACCTTCCCACGGCCGCCTTCGAGCGTTCCGGCATTCACAGCGAACGGGGGCGCGTCACTTTAGCCGATCTGATCGCCACGGCAGTCGATCACCTCGATCACCACTTGAAGTTCATTCAAAAAAAGCGAGCCTTGCTCGGCAAGGCGCAGGGCTAA
- a CDS encoding HD domain-containing protein: MRDIPEIAGLDSRKALVRIPPETDVPLTDRVRQLIDTVEFRRLAGVRQVGLVSLVYPAANHTRFEHSLGVYRLALLYLKQLSYDQRFVAVISPTDAELLIVSALLHDLGHWPFCHPLEDLQLPSVPHHEQLAKRFLLEGEIADVLRDEWRINPLEVVALLSEQPTDLRSKILASLLSGPIDIDKVDYLQRDSLHAGVPYGRNFDEQRLVGSICLNAAGDGLAISEKGKTAAEMLIFSRYIMFSEVYWHHAVRSATAMLQRAFYLLHSTLDLDSLFCLADEPMIEQLRCAATGRPAADLLDGLFGPRRRLYKRLAQYSYFQERELYEQLARRPYSWLAACSEEFAAIASESLGRRIAPHAVLFDAPPRKREIEFNVDVYFAKEQRSRSLAEVSPVVRTLATEQFDDYVKQVRLLVHPSLADDLRQLPNLSESITKAIAKMM; this comes from the coding sequence ATGCGCGACATCCCTGAAATCGCCGGCCTCGATTCGCGGAAGGCGCTGGTTCGCATTCCACCGGAAACCGATGTGCCGCTGACAGATCGCGTGCGACAGCTGATCGACACGGTCGAGTTTCGCCGACTGGCGGGCGTTCGCCAGGTGGGACTGGTATCGCTCGTCTATCCGGCGGCGAACCACACGCGGTTCGAGCATTCGCTGGGTGTTTATCGCTTGGCGCTATTGTATTTAAAGCAGCTTTCCTACGATCAGCGATTTGTCGCCGTAATTTCGCCAACCGACGCCGAGTTGTTGATCGTCTCGGCTCTGCTACACGATTTGGGGCATTGGCCGTTTTGCCATCCGCTGGAGGATCTCCAATTGCCATCGGTGCCGCACCACGAACAGCTTGCCAAGCGTTTCCTGCTCGAAGGGGAAATTGCCGATGTACTGCGCGACGAATGGCGAATTAACCCGCTCGAAGTGGTGGCGCTACTGTCAGAACAGCCGACGGATTTACGCTCGAAGATCCTTGCCAGTCTGTTGTCGGGACCGATCGACATCGACAAGGTCGATTATCTGCAGCGCGACAGCCTGCACGCAGGCGTCCCCTATGGTCGCAACTTCGACGAGCAGCGACTCGTCGGCAGCATCTGCCTGAACGCGGCCGGTGACGGGCTAGCGATTTCCGAAAAGGGCAAAACCGCGGCCGAAATGCTGATCTTTTCGCGATACATCATGTTCAGCGAAGTCTATTGGCATCATGCGGTTCGTTCTGCGACAGCAATGCTGCAACGAGCGTTTTACCTGCTGCATTCGACACTCGACCTCGACTCGCTGTTTTGCTTGGCCGACGAGCCGATGATCGAACAATTGCGTTGCGCAGCGACCGGCCGGCCGGCAGCCGACCTGCTCGACGGCCTATTCGGCCCGCGACGACGCCTTTACAAGCGGCTGGCGCAGTACAGCTATTTTCAAGAGCGCGAACTTTACGAACAGCTTGCTCGACGGCCGTATTCGTGGCTAGCCGCGTGCAGCGAGGAATTTGCCGCCATCGCAAGTGAGTCGCTCGGGCGGCGGATCGCGCCTCACGCGGTACTGTTCGATGCCCCTCCACGGAAGCGAGAGATCGAGTTCAACGTCGACGTCTACTTCGCCAAAGAGCAGCGATCTAGGTCGCTGGCCGAAGTTTCGCCGGTAGTCCGTACGCTCGCAACCGAGCAGTTCGATGACTATGTGAAACAAGTTCGCCTATTGGTGCATCCATCACTGGCCGATGACTTGCGGCAATTGCCAAATCTATCGGAGTCGATTACAAAGGCAATCGCGAAAATGATGTAG
- a CDS encoding sigma-70 family RNA polymerase sigma factor, which produces MNGILNEPTESEAALDLVIAAQAGDREAFGQLCVRYERMVYNVALARLANHAEAQELCQEVFMHALEKLDQLRAPECFGGWLRSMAGRMAINRAVRRQPVYAAETETFDGSAVQQQTPLDRAIATERQRQVRAGLKRLKSMDRQTLVAFYVNGQSLVEMSDRFDSPIGTIKRRLHVARKRLAKELATMAS; this is translated from the coding sequence ATGAACGGTATTTTGAACGAACCGACGGAATCAGAAGCGGCTTTAGACTTGGTAATCGCTGCGCAAGCGGGCGACCGAGAGGCATTTGGCCAGTTGTGCGTCCGCTACGAACGGATGGTTTACAACGTCGCACTGGCGAGGCTGGCGAACCACGCCGAGGCGCAGGAGCTGTGCCAGGAGGTTTTTATGCACGCTCTAGAGAAGCTCGACCAGTTGCGAGCTCCCGAGTGTTTTGGCGGCTGGCTGCGGTCGATGGCCGGCCGGATGGCGATCAACCGGGCAGTTCGTCGGCAACCGGTTTACGCGGCCGAGACTGAAACGTTCGATGGCTCGGCAGTCCAGCAGCAAACGCCACTCGATCGGGCAATTGCCACCGAGCGACAGCGGCAAGTGCGGGCGGGCCTGAAGCGGCTAAAATCGATGGATCGGCAGACCCTGGTGGCGTTTTATGTGAATGGACAGTCGCTCGTGGAAATGAGCGATCGGTTCGACTCGCCGATCGGCACAATCAAGCGCCGGCTACACGTCGCCCGGAAGCGGCTGGCCAAGGAATTGGCCACCATGGCATCGTAA
- a CDS encoding class I SAM-dependent methyltransferase: protein MPDEAQLPYEPAVARVFNSREETRSFYNKIARIYDLMAEHSEGPMRDLGLKLLAAKSGEKVLEIGFGTGHCVVELANAVGADGLVCGVDLSDKMVEMAQELVAAAGVAERVELKQGDGQAIPYPDETFDGMFTSFTLELFDTPEIPKFLAECKRVLKPGGRCAVVAVSKMGKEGAILKAYEWTHKHFPNLVDCRPIYAKAALEAAGFAIQASEIENMWVPVEIVVGVK from the coding sequence ATGCCCGACGAAGCTCAATTACCGTACGAACCGGCAGTCGCCCGAGTCTTCAACAGCCGCGAGGAAACGAGGAGTTTTTACAACAAGATCGCCCGCATCTACGACCTGATGGCCGAGCACAGCGAAGGCCCGATGCGCGATCTGGGGCTAAAATTGCTGGCGGCCAAGTCCGGCGAAAAAGTGTTGGAAATCGGCTTCGGTACCGGCCATTGCGTCGTCGAACTAGCCAACGCCGTCGGAGCCGATGGGTTGGTATGTGGCGTCGATCTGTCGGACAAAATGGTTGAAATGGCCCAAGAATTGGTTGCCGCCGCGGGAGTGGCCGAGCGGGTGGAGTTGAAGCAAGGAGACGGCCAAGCGATTCCGTATCCCGACGAAACATTCGACGGCATGTTTACCAGTTTCACTCTGGAATTGTTCGATACGCCGGAGATTCCCAAATTTCTCGCCGAGTGCAAACGAGTTTTGAAACCTGGCGGCCGCTGCGCGGTCGTCGCCGTCTCGAAAATGGGCAAGGAAGGCGCAATCCTGAAAGCCTATGAATGGACTCACAAACATTTCCCGAATCTCGTCGACTGCCGGCCGATCTATGCCAAGGCCGCTCTCGAAGCGGCCGGCTTTGCGATTCAAGCCAGCGAGATCGAGAATATGTGGGTGCCGGTGGAAATTGTGGTGGGCGTGAAGTGA
- a CDS encoding peptidase, whose translation MNSPQSHVSRRRFLATTGAGSLAAIGAPAVLTASKSDSDLVLGEGDYKYEVAHDWPQLPNQFSWQISHGVTVDGAGNLYVIHMGKAGLKDHPSIFVFDPEGKYIRSFGQEFQGGGHGIELRKEGNQEFLYVCNYQSIKNFAKLDLKGEIVWRQNAPMAAGVYAKDEDSNHLAKKGRDRFQPTNVAFLDDGGFLLVDGYGSYYIHRYDKDGHWQSCFGGPGEGKGKFNLPHGLWIDKRPGREPSIVVCDRANHTLQYLTMDGKYLETIAGFGLPANADTWQDLLLIPELQARVSILNNNNEVVARLGDDVARITAEGGRGIRDRPEEWQPGKFVHPHDACFTPEGDIIVAEWVATGRVSKLKRLR comes from the coding sequence ATGAACTCACCTCAGTCGCATGTTTCTCGCCGTCGATTCCTTGCCACCACGGGCGCGGGCTCCTTGGCCGCGATCGGCGCGCCGGCCGTGCTCACCGCCAGCAAGTCCGATTCGGACCTAGTACTGGGTGAGGGCGATTACAAGTATGAAGTCGCCCACGACTGGCCACAGTTGCCCAATCAGTTTTCGTGGCAAATCAGCCACGGGGTAACGGTGGACGGAGCCGGCAACCTCTACGTCATTCACATGGGCAAGGCCGGCCTCAAGGATCATCCGTCGATCTTTGTGTTCGATCCTGAAGGCAAATACATCCGCTCCTTCGGCCAGGAATTTCAAGGCGGCGGCCACGGTATCGAACTTCGCAAGGAAGGCAATCAAGAATTTCTTTATGTATGCAATTACCAGAGCATCAAGAACTTCGCCAAGCTCGATTTGAAGGGCGAAATCGTCTGGCGGCAAAATGCTCCCATGGCTGCTGGTGTATATGCCAAAGACGAGGACTCAAACCACCTGGCGAAAAAGGGCCGCGATCGCTTCCAGCCGACCAACGTTGCGTTTCTCGACGACGGCGGATTCTTGCTCGTAGACGGTTACGGTTCGTACTACATTCACCGCTATGACAAGGACGGACATTGGCAATCGTGCTTCGGCGGCCCAGGCGAAGGCAAAGGTAAATTCAACCTGCCGCATGGGCTGTGGATCGACAAGCGTCCAGGACGCGAACCGTCGATCGTCGTCTGCGATCGCGCCAACCATACGCTGCAGTATCTGACAATGGACGGCAAATACTTGGAAACGATCGCCGGCTTCGGGCTCCCCGCGAATGCCGACACCTGGCAAGACCTGCTGCTAATTCCCGAATTGCAGGCCCGCGTCTCAATCCTTAACAACAACAACGAGGTCGTCGCACGGCTCGGCGACGATGTCGCTCGCATCACCGCCGAGGGAGGCCGTGGAATTCGTGACAGACCTGAAGAGTGGCAGCCGGGCAAATTCGTCCACCCACATGATGCTTGCTTCACGCCAGAGGGCGATATAATAGTCGCCGAGTGGGTCGCGACGGGGCGCGTGTCGAAGCTCAAACGACTGAGATAG
- a CDS encoding putative zinc-binding metallopeptidase has translation MPEDELLKLRICDLGLQIEGTLLEERIARLIEDLEHRELRFRPHFWLAEEWFSPDGIPGIGIPFYLAHPRLMRLERKQMLEVEGGNEDWCLKILRHEVGHTFDTAYRLHRRKKYRELFGNYSQPYPNHYYPKPSSKNYVLHLEPAYAQAHPAEDFAETFAVWLKPRSAWRANYDGWPVIKKLEYLAELMKEIHDEKPAVVSREQVDSVRTIRTTLGEHYAAKRNRYRMNLPNLYDEHLRKLFSDSPDCADQPLASKYLRHIRGELRETVANWTGEHQYTIDQVLREIIDRCQQLKLRLSQPMSLTKRDALVLLTVQTMNFLHSGHHKVAL, from the coding sequence TTGCCCGAGGATGAACTGCTGAAGCTGCGGATCTGCGATCTGGGTTTGCAAATCGAAGGCACGCTTCTAGAAGAACGAATCGCGCGGCTGATCGAAGACTTGGAGCATCGCGAACTGCGGTTTCGGCCTCACTTCTGGTTGGCGGAGGAATGGTTTTCGCCCGATGGCATTCCAGGAATCGGCATTCCATTTTATTTAGCCCATCCGCGGCTGATGCGTCTCGAACGAAAGCAGATGCTCGAAGTCGAAGGGGGCAACGAAGATTGGTGTCTCAAGATTTTGCGGCACGAAGTGGGGCACACGTTCGACACCGCATATCGACTTCACCGCCGCAAAAAATATCGCGAGCTGTTCGGCAACTACTCGCAGCCTTATCCGAATCATTACTATCCCAAGCCCTCCAGCAAAAATTACGTGCTCCACTTAGAGCCAGCCTATGCGCAAGCGCATCCGGCGGAAGATTTTGCCGAGACGTTTGCCGTGTGGCTGAAACCGCGTTCCGCGTGGCGGGCGAACTACGACGGCTGGCCGGTCATCAAAAAGCTAGAGTATTTGGCCGAATTGATGAAAGAAATTCACGACGAGAAGCCCGCGGTCGTCTCGCGCGAGCAAGTCGACTCAGTCCGCACGATTCGCACGACGCTCGGCGAGCACTATGCCGCCAAGCGAAATCGATATCGGATGAACCTGCCGAACCTGTACGACGAACACCTGCGCAAGCTGTTTTCCGACTCGCCGGACTGCGCCGATCAACCCTTGGCGTCGAAGTATTTGCGCCACATTCGCGGCGAATTGCGAGAGACGGTTGCCAACTGGACGGGTGAGCATCAATACACGATCGACCAAGTGCTGCGCGAGATCATCGACCGCTGCCAACAATTGAAGCTGCGATTGTCGCAACCAATGAGCTTGACGAAGCGCGATGCGCTGGTGTTGCTGACGGTGCAGACGATGAATTTCCTGCACAGCGGACATCATAAGGTAGCACTGTGA